The Cellvibrio zantedeschiae genomic sequence TTAACGGAAATCTAAGGTTTTAAAGTCCTGACAAAAGTAATCAGCTGGTCGGTATGTTTTTATAATCTTTGATTGAAAAACATACCAAACGGTATCTATAATGATGATATCAACCCTACCAAAGAGATTTTCATGTCTGATACCCGCTCGTTACTCCTGCAAACTGCGCTCGATTTAATTTGGCAAAGCAATTATGCCTCTGTGGGCGTGAACGAAATTTGCAAACAAGCGGGCGTGACCAAAGGCAGCTTCTATCACCACTTTGAATCCAAAGCGGAGCTGTTTTGTGAGGCAACCAATTACCATTGGGAGCACATCCGCCATGATTTGGATGCTCTTCTATCACCAGTAAATAGTCCCTTAGAGCAATTGGAAAATTGGATTCAATTTATTTTTATCAACAAGATTGGTGAAGATGAGATGAATATTCCAGGCTGTGCTTTTTTTAGCGCTGGAATGCAAAGCGGTTGTTGTGAAAACAAGATGATTCAATCTCTGCAACTTATGTCAGAGCGCGGTGCAAAATACAATACTGCATTGATACGCACGCTCCAGAATGGAAATTTTTTAGAAGATAATGTGAATCCCGAACAAGCAGCGCGCCTGATGCAACAGTATGTGCAAGGCGCGATTATGCATGCGCGTGTACAACAAAATATTGTGAATCTTAAACGTGATTTACCCGAAGGGATTTATCGAATTATTGGTTTAAAACCGGAATTTTGGTTTAGTGTAAAAGCAACCTGGGTGGGCGAGAAAATAAAAGGTGAGAAAAAATAAACGTGAGAAAAATAATAAGTGCGTAAAAATACAAAAAATTATTAGCGTAACTGGCTATCTTTACTACCACGCCGATTGATTCCCGTGGAAAATACATCTTCTTTATCGCGCTCTTCCTGACATTTTACGCACAGGTGAACTCCAGGCACTGCTTTCTGGCGCGCTAGCGGAATTTTTTCACCGCACTCCTCACAATGGCTTAAACTTTTGCCGCTGGGCAATCTGCTCCGGGCTAAATTAACCGCATCATCCAAGCTTGCATCTATTTGATCTTGCACTGCGCCATCGCGCGACCATCCACCAGCCATAAGCTACCTCACTTCAAATTACAGTTTCAGGTTGTTACGGCTTAGGCTATTCAGGGAAGAAAAAGTTCGAGGGAAATAATATAGATATGGCGCCAAAAAATAGATTTATAGTCTATTTTTTAGCGCCATAACAGCTTGCTAATAATCCCTATTAGCGATTCTCTTTAGCGTTACCAATTCCTTTTTGCACAGAGCCTTCAATTTGTTTGCCTATGCCTTTAGCTTGTTGCTTTTCGCTGCCAACAGCCTCGCCAACTTTTTGTTGAACCTTACCAGCTGTTTTCTTGATTGATCCTTTTACTTGGTCTTTGTTCATGATATTCACCTTATAAAATTGAGTGATTAAACAAACAAGCTGAAAAGAAAAAAGCCCTCACTGCCTTGCAAAAGAAAAATATTACCTGCACAACATCAAACTTTAAAAATCCTTTTCGCACGACCTTTTGCTTTTCACAGCGTCAATATCCCACAGTATCTGGCGCAAGTATGTGCGTTAGCTAACAAGCGAAACAATTGTAAAAGTTCCATAAACACAATAAAAAAGCCGCCCTAAAGGCGGCTTTAAATAACAGCAATATTAAAATCTATTTTTTCAATAAGACTACAGCACCACCGGAAGGCGCTAAAGTCAGCGTTAAACTATCTGCATTGGATTGTGTAGTTTCGGTTTTATTTAGCGAAGAAATGGTTTTTCCATCTTGCCAAATTTGCGCTTTGTATTTTCCTTTATCCAAAAAGTTAAGCGGGATATTTAAGGCGCGCCCTTCTTCATTTGTCATTGCGCCTATGTACCAATCCTTACCTTTGCGACGCGCACTCACAATGTACTGGCCAATATCGCCTTGCAAAATACGAGTTTCATCCCACGTGGTCGGAACATCTTTAATAAATTCCAAACCATCTGCCCAATCACTTTTTGGTTTTGGCCAGGCACCTTCGGTTTTTGAATAATTAATTGGAGAATCTGCCAGCATTTGCAATGGGCTGTCATAGACGACATACATCGCCAACGCTTGGCCTCGTGTAGTTTTTACGTAGGGCAATGTGTTGCGGCGCAACTTGGGGAATTCCTCTGGTGTTGCGTGGAGGAAGCCGCCTGGCGTGTAATCAATTGGACCAAGAATCATACGCGTAAATGGCAAGGTCACATTGTGGGTTGCCGTTACACGACTACTCCACTTGTTGTATTCCGCACCCAATACACCTTCTTGCGTTAAATAGTGAGGATAAGTTCTCACCAAACCATTCGGTGGATAAGCGCCGTGCAAATCAACCATGATGTGGTGCTTTGCAGTCATTGTCAGGAGTTTATGAAAGTAATCGACCATCTCTTGGTCTGAGCGATCCATAAAATCGACTTTGATTCCTTTGATGCCCCATTTTTCATAAGCTTCCAGTGCTTCAGCCATTTGCCAATCCAATTGCTTCCACTGCAACCAAACCCACACACCAACGTTTTTACTTTTTGCATAACTGAGAATTGCTGGCATATCCATCGCAGGTACAGGCGTAAGCAAATCAGAACCGGGCTTACTCGTGATGGTTGAACCCTTGTGCCAACCTTCATCAATCAATATGTATTGCAAACCGAGGGTGGCTGCAAAATCGATATAGGCTTTGTAGGTATCTGTATTCATGCCGGGTTTGCTGGCGGTTGCGCCTTTCCCGAAAACAACTTGATTGTCGTTCCACCAATCCCAGGCTGTTTTGCCGGGCTTGATCCAACTGGTGTCTTTAATTTGTGTTGGTTCACCCAAGGCGGCGATCAAAGAAGATTCCGCCAACTTACCTGGATTATCACCCAACATAACCACACGCCACGGAGTGTTGAATCCTTTGGCAGACATTTTCGCTCTCACCGAAGCATAGTTTGAGCCGTCGGGAAGATTATCAACGCTATACGTCAGGCGTGTTTCCACACCATTTGCGCCGCCGCCCGTACCTGTAAACCATGAACCTGGGTAATCGCGCACATCAGACTCGGCCAAAGCAAAAGTCGTTTGGCCAACACCGGTTTTACACACGAGCGGGTTATCGTAAAGATTATGCTGGCGAATCAT encodes the following:
- a CDS encoding CsbD family protein produces the protein MNKDQVKGSIKKTAGKVQQKVGEAVGSEKQQAKGIGKQIEGSVQKGIGNAKENR
- a CDS encoding glycoside hydrolase family 97 protein, with the translated sequence MKKFQLLSASIMMLAAASQADTYALKSPNSRVQVDITNNGGGLSYTLSLDGKQIISESSLGLIINNKPLGNNEMQFLSKENSSVNESFNLLGRTKTVADHYNTYTLKFAAKDERKLNLNLIVRAYDEGVAIRYQLPNQSGLDQFTIQNELTQFIFANDYNCFGFNQGKFVHSHEGEFDPVKSSMIRQHNLYDNPLVCKTGVGQTTFALAESDVRDYPGSWFTGTGGGANGVETRLTYSVDNLPDGSNYASVRAKMSAKGFNTPWRVVMLGDNPGKLAESSLIAALGEPTQIKDTSWIKPGKTAWDWWNDNQVVFGKGATASKPGMNTDTYKAYIDFAATLGLQYILIDEGWHKGSTITSKPGSDLLTPVPAMDMPAILSYAKSKNVGVWVWLQWKQLDWQMAEALEAYEKWGIKGIKVDFMDRSDQEMVDYFHKLLTMTAKHHIMVDLHGAYPPNGLVRTYPHYLTQEGVLGAEYNKWSSRVTATHNVTLPFTRMILGPIDYTPGGFLHATPEEFPKLRRNTLPYVKTTRGQALAMYVVYDSPLQMLADSPINYSKTEGAWPKPKSDWADGLEFIKDVPTTWDETRILQGDIGQYIVSARRKGKDWYIGAMTNEEGRALNIPLNFLDKGKYKAQIWQDGKTISSLNKTETTQSNADSLTLTLAPSGGAVVLLKK
- a CDS encoding DksA/TraR family C4-type zinc finger protein; protein product: MAGGWSRDGAVQDQIDASLDDAVNLARSRLPSGKSLSHCEECGEKIPLARQKAVPGVHLCVKCQEERDKEDVFSTGINRRGSKDSQLR
- a CDS encoding TetR/AcrR family transcriptional regulator, whose product is MSDTRSLLLQTALDLIWQSNYASVGVNEICKQAGVTKGSFYHHFESKAELFCEATNYHWEHIRHDLDALLSPVNSPLEQLENWIQFIFINKIGEDEMNIPGCAFFSAGMQSGCCENKMIQSLQLMSERGAKYNTALIRTLQNGNFLEDNVNPEQAARLMQQYVQGAIMHARVQQNIVNLKRDLPEGIYRIIGLKPEFWFSVKATWVGEKIKGEKK